Proteins from a genomic interval of Synechococcus sp. A15-28:
- a CDS encoding ATP-binding cassette domain-containing protein, whose translation MAGVRFEALSKTYPGRRGSAPVQVIRDLDLSIEDGEFLVLVGPSGCGKSTLLRLLAGLERPTAGEIVIGERSVSQVRPGRRDVAMVFQSYALYPHLSVRDNLSFGLRRSRHRSLPQQFQDQLTQFSRRFPAFLRVRSPREDLIEQRVQSVAQALELEPLLDRLPKELSGGQKQRVALGRAMARKPSVFLMDEPLSNLDAKLRNSTRTRIVDLQRELGTTTVYVTHDQVEAMTMGHRIAVLNQGRLQQLGTPMDLYQWPSNLFVAQFIGSPPMTMLPVVIGPGSTLLLGPKRLSVEGPVAAALPALEGQTLTAGLRPEGWRVAPATNRNLPATVIHREVLGNEQLISCRLHDGDHLVQIRATPDVKAVPDDVLHLDPEPCGWRLFDTDGEAITCRDPLADGPKLPELN comes from the coding sequence TTGGCCGGCGTCCGTTTCGAAGCCCTCAGCAAGACCTACCCCGGACGTCGTGGATCGGCCCCTGTTCAGGTGATCCGCGATCTGGACCTCAGCATTGAGGACGGAGAGTTCCTGGTGCTAGTGGGACCGTCGGGTTGTGGGAAAAGCACCTTGTTGCGGCTGCTGGCGGGCTTGGAACGCCCCACGGCAGGCGAAATTGTCATCGGCGAGCGGTCCGTGAGCCAGGTGAGGCCTGGTCGCCGCGATGTGGCCATGGTCTTCCAGAGCTACGCGCTCTACCCCCATCTCAGCGTGAGGGACAACCTCAGTTTCGGCCTGCGGCGCAGCCGCCATCGCAGCCTGCCCCAGCAGTTTCAGGATCAGCTCACTCAGTTCAGTCGTCGATTTCCCGCCTTCCTCAGGGTGCGATCTCCACGAGAGGACTTGATTGAGCAGCGTGTTCAATCGGTCGCCCAGGCTCTGGAACTGGAACCACTGCTGGACCGTCTGCCCAAGGAGCTCTCCGGCGGGCAGAAGCAACGGGTCGCCCTGGGTCGGGCCATGGCGCGCAAGCCGTCGGTGTTTCTGATGGATGAACCGCTCAGCAACCTGGATGCCAAGCTGCGCAACAGCACCCGAACCCGCATCGTCGATCTGCAGCGGGAGCTGGGCACGACAACGGTCTACGTCACCCATGACCAGGTGGAAGCCATGACCATGGGGCACCGCATCGCTGTGCTCAATCAGGGGCGCCTGCAGCAGCTCGGCACCCCGATGGACCTTTACCAATGGCCGTCAAATCTGTTTGTGGCTCAGTTCATCGGCAGTCCACCGATGACGATGCTTCCTGTGGTGATCGGCCCTGGCTCCACTTTGCTTCTTGGTCCGAAACGCCTGTCGGTGGAGGGCCCTGTGGCGGCAGCCCTGCCCGCACTGGAAGGCCAGACGCTGACGGCGGGCCTGCGACCGGAGGGTTGGCGTGTGGCGCCGGCCACCAACCGCAACCTGCCGGCGACGGTGATCCACCGCGAAGTGCTGGGCAACGAGCAACTGATCAGCTGTCGCCTGCACGATGGTGACCATCTGGTGCAGATTCGAGCCACCCCCGACGTCAAAGCCGTTCCCGACGATGTGCTGCATCTGGATCCAGAGCCCTGTGGCTGGCGGCTGTTCGACACCGATGGAGAGGCGATCACATGCCGGGATCCCCTGGCTGACGGTCCAAAGCTGCCCGAGCTGAATTGA
- a CDS encoding glutathione S-transferase C-terminal domain-containing protein produces MAIPPALVIAARQGWRWQWQRLMGGLGPADAEGNYRRPSSDHLSATLPPSIEATLPEQRRPLLILGRSCPWAHRTWLVHRLRRLDSSLTPLMATADYHAGRWQLNPPWQGCQTLLELYRRCGAPPSYRATVPVLVDPSGPRILGNESAQLVELLNQWPAPAEAPDLAPEQLKDDIDRWQSLLQPAVNDGVYRCGFARTQAAYDRAETDLFSALEQAEQALEDGRSWFCGDQLTLADVRLFPTLIRWELVYAPLFGCSRRPLWQYPNLWRWRQRFHTLPGVNDTCDAEAWRHDYFGALFPLNPGGIVPAGPELSTLVHAGIPRP; encoded by the coding sequence ATGGCCATTCCCCCGGCTCTTGTGATCGCTGCCCGCCAGGGCTGGCGATGGCAATGGCAGCGCTTGATGGGAGGCCTTGGCCCGGCTGATGCGGAAGGGAATTACCGACGACCGAGCAGCGATCACCTCAGCGCCACCCTTCCCCCCTCCATCGAAGCCACGCTTCCGGAGCAGCGCCGACCCTTGCTGATCCTTGGGAGAAGTTGTCCATGGGCCCATCGCACCTGGCTGGTGCATCGACTGCGGCGGCTCGACAGCAGCCTCACCCCGCTGATGGCGACGGCTGACTATCATGCCGGCCGCTGGCAACTGAATCCTCCCTGGCAGGGATGCCAGACCTTGCTGGAGCTCTACCGGCGCTGCGGTGCGCCCCCCTCGTACCGGGCCACCGTGCCGGTGCTGGTGGATCCCAGCGGGCCTCGGATCCTCGGCAATGAAAGCGCCCAGTTGGTGGAGCTACTGAACCAATGGCCCGCACCGGCTGAGGCACCGGATCTGGCACCAGAGCAGTTGAAGGATGACATCGACCGTTGGCAATCACTGCTGCAACCGGCCGTCAATGACGGGGTGTACCGCTGCGGGTTCGCCCGAACACAGGCGGCCTACGACCGCGCCGAAACAGATCTCTTCAGTGCCCTTGAACAGGCGGAGCAAGCCCTTGAGGATGGGCGCTCCTGGTTCTGCGGCGATCAGCTCACCCTGGCGGATGTTCGCCTGTTCCCCACCTTGATCCGCTGGGAGCTCGTCTACGCCCCTCTGTTCGGTTGCAGCCGCCGCCCCCTTTGGCAGTACCCCAATCTTTGGCGTTGGCGGCAGCGCTTCCACACGCTTCCTGGAGTGAACGACACCTGTGATGCCGAAGCCTGGCGCCACGATTACTTCGGGGCTTTGTTCCCCCTGAATCCCGGCGGAATTGTTCCGGCCGGCCCTGAGCTGAGCACACTGGTCCATGCCGGCATTCCAAGGCCATGA
- a CDS encoding DUF2301 domain-containing membrane protein, which translates to MTTADPQFEGVYGPYSITETDRREVQRYRLALLTTGLALLAGVLHCWLLGARWAWLWILPMSTGLGLALLWIHIYLRPLHRALQLFWFVGCIGWGMLLISAGPTHALITVADQPLWILAIGPLFAALAGIGFKEFFCFQRPEAIGLTLLLPLALLGQLLGLTNPQLCLTLMAVAAALLVVLALRKFGMEAAADVGDKTVFAYLDGQRPERTS; encoded by the coding sequence ATGACAACGGCTGATCCGCAATTTGAAGGGGTCTACGGCCCTTACTCGATCACCGAAACCGACCGCCGGGAGGTGCAGCGCTACCGCCTGGCATTGCTGACCACCGGTCTGGCGCTGCTGGCGGGGGTCCTGCATTGCTGGCTGCTGGGCGCCCGCTGGGCCTGGCTCTGGATCCTGCCCATGAGCACCGGCCTTGGACTGGCCCTGCTCTGGATTCACATCTACCTCCGGCCTCTGCACCGGGCGCTTCAGCTGTTCTGGTTTGTGGGCTGCATCGGCTGGGGCATGCTGCTGATCAGTGCAGGGCCGACCCATGCCCTGATCACCGTGGCGGATCAACCGCTCTGGATCCTGGCGATCGGCCCCCTGTTCGCCGCCCTGGCAGGCATCGGCTTCAAGGAGTTCTTCTGCTTTCAGCGCCCTGAGGCGATCGGCCTCACCCTGCTGCTGCCACTGGCTCTTCTGGGGCAACTGCTCGGCCTGACCAATCCCCAGCTCTGCCTCACCTTGATGGCAGTGGCGGCTGCTCTGCTGGTGGTTCTCGCCCTGCGCAAGTTCGGGATGGAAGCCGCCGCCGATGTGGGCGATAAGACCGTGTTTGCTTATCTAGACGGTCAACGTCCCGAGCGCACCTCGTGA
- a CDS encoding cupin domain-containing protein produces the protein MDSVDALVSRWGLKPHPEGGWYREMQRSSIQVTRPDGEQRSAITTVLFLLAADDVSRWHCVHGGDEIWTFLGGAPLSLFQHSDRADRSSEQLVSADQPVTWVPAGVWMAARSQGDFSLVSCCVGPGFSFDDFEMLRDRARSEWPKGIDERLI, from the coding sequence TTGGATTCCGTTGATGCACTCGTGTCCCGTTGGGGGCTGAAACCTCATCCCGAAGGCGGTTGGTATCGGGAAATGCAGCGGAGTTCCATTCAGGTCACAAGACCCGATGGTGAACAACGCAGTGCGATCACAACCGTGCTGTTTCTGCTGGCCGCAGACGATGTAAGTCGCTGGCACTGCGTTCACGGTGGTGATGAGATCTGGACCTTCCTCGGTGGTGCCCCCCTCAGCCTGTTTCAGCACTCCGATCGTGCTGATCGATCCAGTGAACAGTTGGTGAGCGCTGATCAGCCGGTGACCTGGGTTCCGGCGGGGGTCTGGATGGCAGCCCGCAGTCAGGGAGACTTCAGTCTGGTGAGCTGTTGTGTCGGTCCAGGGTTCAGCTTTGACGATTTCGAGATGCTGCGCGACCGAGCGCGATCTGAATGGCCCAAGGGGATCGATGAACGCCTCATCTAA
- the cgtA gene encoding Obg family GTPase CgtA, whose amino-acid sequence MQFIDQARITVRGGRGGDGIAAFRREKYVPAGGPSGGDGGHGGPVVLEADSNLQTLLDFKYKRLFAADDGRRGGPNKCTGASGRDLVINVPCGTEVRHLTTGILLGDLTAPGERLTVAFGGRGGLGNAHYLSNRNRAPEKFTEGRDGEEWPLQLELKLLAEVGIIGLPNAGKSTLIAVLSAARPKIADYPFTTLVPNLGVVRRPSGDGTVFADIPGLIAGAAQGAGLGHDFLRHIERTRLLIHVVDAGADDPVGDLRVVEKELEAYGHGLVDRPRLLVLNKQELLLDEQRQELSRELEETSGRSPLCISAAMGANLDHLLERVWKELGIP is encoded by the coding sequence GTGCAATTCATTGATCAGGCACGGATCACGGTGCGCGGGGGGCGTGGTGGAGATGGCATCGCCGCCTTTCGTCGGGAGAAATACGTCCCGGCTGGTGGCCCCTCCGGAGGAGACGGTGGCCATGGCGGACCGGTGGTGCTGGAGGCGGACAGCAACCTTCAGACCCTGCTCGACTTCAAATACAAGCGGTTGTTCGCTGCGGATGATGGCCGGCGAGGTGGCCCGAACAAGTGCACGGGAGCCTCCGGCCGGGATCTGGTGATCAATGTCCCGTGCGGAACCGAGGTGCGACATCTCACCACCGGCATCCTTCTGGGGGATCTGACCGCGCCCGGTGAACGCTTGACCGTGGCGTTCGGCGGCCGCGGCGGATTGGGCAATGCCCATTACCTCAGCAATCGCAACCGTGCGCCCGAGAAATTCACTGAAGGGCGGGATGGGGAGGAATGGCCCCTACAGCTGGAACTGAAGCTTTTGGCGGAGGTGGGAATCATCGGCTTGCCCAATGCCGGAAAGAGCACCCTGATCGCTGTGCTGTCGGCAGCTCGCCCCAAAATCGCCGACTATCCCTTCACCACCCTCGTGCCCAATCTCGGCGTCGTACGACGACCCAGTGGAGATGGCACCGTTTTTGCCGACATCCCTGGGTTGATTGCCGGTGCTGCCCAGGGCGCCGGGTTGGGGCACGATTTTCTACGTCACATCGAGCGCACCAGGCTCCTGATTCACGTTGTCGATGCAGGAGCTGATGATCCCGTCGGCGATCTGCGTGTCGTGGAAAAGGAATTGGAGGCCTATGGCCATGGCCTGGTGGATCGTCCACGGCTGTTGGTGCTGAACAAACAGGAACTGCTGCTCGATGAGCAACGACAGGAACTCAGTCGTGAGCTGGAAGAAACCAGTGGCCGCTCGCCACTTTGCATTTCAGCGGCGATGGGGGCCAATCTTGATCATCTGCTGGAACGGGTCTGGAAGGAACTCGGAATTCCTTAG
- a CDS encoding aspartoacylase has product MAGCDVLVVGGTHGNEVNGAWLVDQWREQPALLDTAGLSLALEIGNPEARAVNRRYIDRDLNRCFTPDLLNQRGQEVERKRARQLLAVHGPESATPCRVALDLHSTTAAMGNCLVVYGRRPADLALAARVQGALGLPVYLHEADAAQTGFLVEQWPCGLVIEVGPVPQGVLDARVVRQTRIALETCLQQLAAARAGRGRDPHSLVVHRHIGSVDLPRDQRNRLAAMVHPQLQGQDWQPLRGGAAAFELPCGETVPFALDRGEAWPVFINEAAYAEKRIAFSMTRREVWPFDSSWGRALAQLMT; this is encoded by the coding sequence ATGGCCGGCTGCGATGTGCTGGTGGTGGGTGGCACCCATGGGAATGAAGTCAATGGGGCCTGGCTGGTCGACCAGTGGCGTGAGCAGCCGGCTCTGCTGGACACCGCTGGACTGTCGCTTGCCCTGGAGATCGGCAATCCCGAAGCGCGCGCCGTCAACCGTCGCTACATCGACCGTGATCTCAACCGCTGCTTCACACCGGATCTGTTGAATCAGAGGGGGCAGGAGGTGGAACGGAAGCGTGCCCGTCAGCTTCTCGCGGTGCATGGCCCTGAGAGCGCGACCCCCTGTCGGGTGGCCCTGGATCTGCACAGCACAACAGCGGCGATGGGCAACTGTCTGGTGGTGTACGGCCGCCGTCCCGCCGATCTGGCCTTGGCGGCACGGGTGCAAGGGGCCCTTGGACTGCCGGTCTACCTCCATGAGGCCGATGCGGCCCAGACCGGATTTCTGGTGGAGCAATGGCCCTGCGGACTGGTGATCGAAGTGGGGCCCGTGCCGCAGGGCGTTCTGGACGCTCGGGTGGTGCGTCAGACCCGGATCGCCCTTGAAACCTGTCTTCAGCAATTGGCCGCGGCAAGGGCGGGGCGAGGCCGTGATCCCCACAGCCTTGTGGTGCATCGTCACATCGGCAGTGTGGATCTCCCGCGTGATCAACGCAATCGCCTGGCTGCCATGGTTCACCCTCAGCTGCAGGGACAGGACTGGCAGCCTTTGCGTGGTGGAGCCGCAGCGTTTGAACTGCCCTGTGGAGAGACGGTGCCCTTTGCGCTGGACCGAGGAGAGGCCTGGCCGGTGTTCATCAACGAGGCGGCCTATGCCGAGAAGAGAATCGCCTTTTCGATGACCCGCCGAGAGGTCTGGCCGTTCGATTCCAGTTGGGGCCGAGCTCTGGCTCAGCTGATGACCTGA
- a CDS encoding CP12 domain-containing protein produces the protein MKSIDEHIQKDKTDIEAAKAAGDEAKVRHLEGELHSLEEYKEHNPEDKHDPTPLELYCDSNPEADECRVYDD, from the coding sequence ATGAAATCGATCGACGAGCACATCCAGAAGGACAAAACCGACATCGAAGCGGCCAAGGCAGCTGGCGATGAAGCCAAGGTCCGCCATCTCGAGGGTGAACTTCATTCGCTCGAGGAATACAAGGAGCACAACCCCGAGGACAAGCACGACCCCACTCCCCTGGAGTTGTATTGCGATTCCAACCCAGAGGCTGACGAGTGTCGCGTTTACGACGACTGA
- the psbA gene encoding photosystem II q(b) protein: MTTTLQQRSGASSWQAFCEWVTSTNNRLYVGWFGVLMIPTLLAATICFVIAFVAAPPVDIDGIREPVAGSLIYGNNIISGAVVPSSNAIGLHFYPIWEAASLDEWLYNGGPFQLVVFHFLIGIYAYMGREWELSYRLGMRPWICVAYSAPVAAASAVFLVYPFGQGSFSDAMPLGISGTFNYMLVFQAEHNILMHPFHMLGVAGVFGGSLFSAMHGSLVTSSLVRETTETESQNYGYKFGQEEETYNIVAAHGYFGRLIFQYASFNNSRSLHFFLAAWPVVGIWFTALGVSTMAFNLNGFNFNQSILDGQGRVLNTWADVLNRAGLGMEVMHERNAHNFPLDLAAAESTPVALQAPAIG, encoded by the coding sequence ATGACCACCACCCTCCAGCAGCGCTCCGGCGCTTCCAGCTGGCAGGCCTTCTGCGAGTGGGTCACCTCCACCAACAACCGTCTGTATGTCGGTTGGTTCGGTGTGCTGATGATCCCCACCCTGCTGGCTGCCACCATCTGCTTCGTCATCGCTTTCGTCGCCGCTCCTCCGGTTGACATCGATGGCATCCGCGAGCCTGTCGCTGGCTCCCTGATCTACGGCAACAACATCATCTCCGGTGCTGTTGTTCCTTCCAGCAACGCCATCGGCCTGCACTTCTATCCCATCTGGGAAGCCGCTTCTCTCGATGAGTGGCTGTACAACGGCGGTCCTTTCCAGCTCGTCGTCTTCCACTTCCTGATCGGCATCTACGCCTACATGGGTCGTGAGTGGGAACTCTCCTACCGCCTGGGCATGCGCCCCTGGATCTGCGTCGCCTACAGCGCACCTGTCGCTGCTGCCTCTGCAGTCTTCCTGGTCTACCCCTTCGGTCAGGGCTCCTTCTCTGACGCCATGCCCCTGGGCATCTCCGGCACGTTCAACTACATGCTGGTGTTCCAGGCTGAGCACAACATCCTGATGCACCCCTTCCACATGCTGGGTGTTGCAGGTGTGTTCGGTGGTTCCCTGTTCTCCGCCATGCACGGCTCCCTGGTGACCTCCTCCCTGGTGCGTGAAACCACCGAGACCGAGTCCCAGAACTACGGCTACAAGTTCGGCCAAGAGGAAGAGACCTACAACATCGTGGCTGCCCACGGTTACTTCGGTCGCCTGATCTTCCAATACGCCTCCTTCAACAACAGCCGTAGCCTTCACTTCTTCCTGGCTGCCTGGCCTGTTGTCGGCATCTGGTTCACCGCCCTGGGCGTGTCAACCATGGCCTTCAACCTGAACGGCTTCAACTTCAACCAGTCCATCCTTGATGGTCAGGGCCGCGTCCTGAACACCTGGGCCGACGTGTTGAACCGTGCCGGCCTCGGTATGGAAGTGATGCACGAGCGCAACGCTCACAACTTCCCCCTCGACCTGGCTGCTGCTGAGTCCACTCCTGTGGCTCTGCAAGCTCCTGCCATCGGTTGA
- a CDS encoding ABC-F family ATP-binding cassette domain-containing protein, giving the protein MSLISLVGAAKDFGIRTLFADLELHIGEGERLGLIGPNGAGKSTLLKVLAGSEPLGAGERRCSPRLRVELVGQESRVTPGLTVLEQVLEGCGAKRDLLLRFSALSDAVAAAPEDETLLAELGQLSQRMDDEEAWSLEQQCREVLQKLGISDLQRPVADLSGGYRKRVGLASALVACPDVLLLDEPTNHLDAAAVEWLQSWLDRYPGALVLVTHDRYVLDRVTTRMVEVDRGRARTYQGNYSTFLQHKADEEASEASSAAKFRGVLRRELAWLRQGPKARSTKQKARIQRIEAMREAPVQQGRKTLEMASVSRRIGKLVIEAEAVGVTADGHPEGRSLLRDFSYSFSPEDRIGIIGPNGSGKSTLLDLFAGRRQTTSGMLRLGETVHIGYLDQHTEAFTAGKGLQRKVIEFVEEAASRIEVGGEQITASQLLERFLFPPAQQHSPLAKLSGGERRRLTLCRMLIQAPNVLLLDEPTNDLDVRTLSVLEDFLEDFRGCVIVVSHDRYFLDRTVDRLFCFEEGRLQRFEGNYSAFLEQQRQLERQRTSATAPAARGDAHQTKAKAAGPRRRSFKETKELQQLDQRLPQLEQHRAALEEKIASNGTDLSELSVELAELIATIEAAEERWLELSELQD; this is encoded by the coding sequence GTGAGTCTGATCAGCCTTGTGGGTGCTGCCAAGGACTTCGGCATCCGCACCCTGTTTGCCGATCTTGAGCTGCACATCGGTGAGGGGGAACGGTTGGGGCTGATCGGCCCGAACGGGGCCGGCAAATCGACCCTGCTGAAGGTGCTGGCGGGCAGCGAACCTCTGGGGGCAGGAGAACGGCGCTGTTCTCCGCGGTTGCGGGTGGAGCTGGTGGGTCAGGAGAGTCGTGTCACCCCTGGCCTCACCGTGCTGGAGCAGGTGCTTGAAGGATGCGGTGCCAAGAGGGATCTGCTGCTGCGCTTCAGCGCCCTCAGCGATGCGGTGGCGGCGGCCCCAGAGGACGAAACCCTGCTGGCCGAACTGGGCCAGCTGAGCCAGCGCATGGACGATGAGGAGGCCTGGAGCCTCGAGCAGCAATGCCGTGAAGTCCTGCAGAAGCTGGGCATCAGCGACCTCCAACGTCCGGTGGCGGATCTGTCTGGGGGCTATCGGAAGCGGGTTGGCTTGGCCTCCGCCCTGGTGGCCTGCCCGGATGTGCTGCTGCTGGATGAGCCCACCAACCATCTGGATGCCGCCGCTGTGGAGTGGCTGCAGAGCTGGTTGGACCGCTACCCAGGGGCCCTGGTGCTGGTCACCCACGACCGCTATGTGCTCGATCGGGTCACCACCCGCATGGTGGAAGTGGACCGCGGCCGGGCCCGCACTTACCAGGGGAACTACAGCACCTTTCTGCAGCACAAGGCAGATGAGGAGGCCTCGGAAGCGTCCTCCGCCGCCAAGTTCCGTGGTGTTCTGCGGCGGGAGCTGGCCTGGCTCCGGCAGGGACCCAAAGCCCGCAGCACCAAACAGAAAGCACGCATCCAGCGCATCGAGGCCATGCGCGAGGCACCCGTCCAACAGGGGCGCAAAACCCTGGAGATGGCCAGCGTCAGCCGCCGCATCGGCAAGCTCGTGATCGAGGCCGAAGCCGTGGGGGTGACCGCCGATGGTCATCCCGAAGGACGATCGCTTCTGCGGGACTTCAGCTACAGCTTCAGCCCGGAGGATCGCATCGGCATCATCGGGCCGAACGGCAGTGGCAAATCGACTCTGTTGGATCTGTTCGCCGGTCGGCGCCAGACCACCTCTGGGATGTTGCGGCTCGGAGAGACCGTCCACATCGGCTACCTCGACCAGCACACCGAGGCTTTCACCGCGGGGAAGGGACTTCAACGCAAGGTGATCGAATTCGTTGAGGAAGCCGCCAGCCGCATCGAAGTTGGCGGTGAGCAGATCACCGCGTCCCAACTGCTGGAACGGTTCCTGTTCCCCCCGGCCCAGCAGCACAGCCCCCTGGCGAAGCTCTCCGGCGGTGAGCGTCGGCGTCTGACCCTGTGTCGGATGCTGATCCAGGCCCCGAATGTCCTGCTTCTGGATGAGCCGACCAACGACCTCGACGTTCGCACCCTGAGCGTTCTGGAGGACTTTCTCGAGGACTTCCGGGGCTGCGTGATCGTGGTGTCCCACGACCGTTACTTTCTCGACCGCACCGTCGACCGTCTGTTCTGTTTCGAGGAGGGTCGCCTCCAACGATTCGAAGGCAACTACAGCGCGTTCCTCGAACAGCAGCGTCAGCTGGAACGGCAACGAACGTCAGCGACGGCTCCAGCTGCCAGGGGAGACGCCCACCAAACCAAGGCAAAAGCAGCAGGTCCGAGACGTCGCAGCTTCAAGGAAACCAAGGAACTGCAGCAACTGGATCAGCGCTTACCTCAACTGGAACAGCACAGAGCCGCTCTGGAGGAGAAGATAGCTTCCAATGGAACGGATCTCTCTGAGCTCAGTGTGGAACTGGCGGAGCTGATTGCCACCATTGAGGCCGCTGAAGAGCGATGGCTGGAACTCAGCGAGCTTCAAGACTGA